A part of Lentimicrobiaceae bacterium genomic DNA contains:
- a CDS encoding DUF2723 domain-containing protein, with product MNKNFKLINNLAGFSVFIISSIVYIMTVEPTASWWDCGEYIATAYKLQVGHPPGAPFFQLLGRFFSLFAFGDITKVALMVNIMSALCSSATILFLFWTITMLALKFIKDEENITKGQIIAVIGSGLVGALAYTFSDSFWFSAVEGEVYAMSSFFTAIVFWAILKWDRVANQPHATRWLIFIAFLIGLSIGVHLLNLLAIPAIALIFYFNKYEKTTWKGILVTLAISFAILAFILFVIVPYTVSLAGKYEIFAVNKLGLPFNVGTFFYLLVVVGTLFWGMRFTYTDKHTKAEYAIGIVLLLLLSIFSTLTFIIFLLVIGAYYLYKKNAFRVSRNKVKVVANTAILSCIYILIGFSSFFILVIRANTNTPINENEPIDAVSLLAYLNREQYGSNPIIYGQYYNAPLDADNPGKDGDPVYVKDVESGKYIMTDERKNALPNFDKRFCTLFPRMHSSDESRQHPATYKIWGKVKGTPIEYVNRNGEKEIIYKPTFVENLRFFFTYQAGHMYFRYFMWNFSGRQNNIQGFGEPQNGNWITGIPFIDNARLGDQTNLPDSMQNAAKNKFYMLPLIFGLVGMFYQIKQDKKNFLTVFLLFFMTGLAIILYLNSAPNEPRERDYAYAGSYYAFTIWIGMSVYALWDSLKKYKTPATATITTVALLLLVPTIMAKEGWDDHDRSGKYATRDFAANYLNSCEPNALLITHGDNDTFPLWYVQEVEEVRTDMRVVNYMLASSDWYTHQLMRKVYDSEKLPFYLGYEDYNKGVNDVLHYVTSGITERIDVRDLLDFIKNDPRAKIRQGNSTLTIFPAKKLRLYVDTAEIIANNYVNKKYWDRLVPYIDFDIKTNVMTKNDLMLLDILANNNFKRPVYFANPPQIRTFDFGDYCHLEGVVYRFLPVKADGPGYYKGIGDVHTDETYELLMNNSKWGNLNDPDVYIDRESARNTMMMKQDFFRLAMSLITENKPDSAVAVCDRVQELFPDSKFPYDLYMVQLVQVYYDAGEFEKGNTLINRLIDIQEQNVNYINAQKPNIRNAYKSELDEAYTLIGHSYQLSIKYNQPEITKKTEDILKRLGLI from the coding sequence ATGAATAAAAATTTTAAGTTAATCAACAACCTTGCAGGTTTCTCGGTATTTATTATTTCGTCAATTGTTTATATAATGACAGTTGAACCTACCGCCAGCTGGTGGGATTGTGGCGAATATATAGCCACAGCATATAAATTGCAGGTAGGACACCCTCCTGGAGCTCCATTTTTCCAATTGCTTGGTAGGTTTTTTAGTCTTTTTGCTTTTGGCGATATTACCAAAGTGGCACTAATGGTTAACATTATGTCGGCACTATGCAGCTCTGCTACAATATTGTTTTTGTTTTGGACGATAACCATGCTGGCACTTAAATTTATAAAAGATGAAGAAAATATTACCAAAGGACAGATAATTGCAGTTATAGGAAGTGGTTTGGTTGGAGCTTTAGCATACACATTTAGCGATTCGTTTTGGTTTTCGGCTGTTGAAGGCGAAGTTTACGCAATGTCATCGTTTTTTACTGCAATTGTTTTTTGGGCAATACTAAAATGGGACAGAGTTGCTAATCAGCCCCACGCCACGCGCTGGCTGATTTTTATTGCCTTCCTGATTGGACTTTCCATCGGAGTGCACTTGCTCAACTTGCTTGCTATTCCTGCTATTGCGCTTATTTTTTACTTCAACAAATATGAAAAAACCACATGGAAAGGTATATTGGTTACATTGGCAATTTCTTTTGCCATATTAGCATTTATCTTATTCGTCATAGTTCCTTATACAGTTAGCCTTGCCGGAAAATATGAAATATTTGCCGTTAATAAATTAGGATTACCTTTCAACGTTGGAACATTTTTCTACTTGTTAGTTGTAGTCGGAACACTCTTCTGGGGTATGAGATTTACATACACCGACAAGCACACAAAGGCAGAATACGCTATAGGTATTGTATTACTTCTACTTTTGAGCATATTCTCTACCCTTACTTTTATCATTTTCTTGTTGGTAATAGGTGCTTACTACTTGTACAAGAAAAACGCTTTCCGTGTTTCACGAAACAAAGTTAAAGTCGTTGCCAATACGGCAATACTATCTTGTATTTATATACTAATTGGATTTTCGTCATTTTTTATATTGGTTATCAGAGCCAACACTAATACTCCAATAAATGAGAATGAGCCTATTGATGCGGTTAGTTTATTGGCATATCTGAATAGAGAACAATACGGCTCTAATCCAATTATTTACGGACAGTATTACAATGCCCCGCTTGATGCTGACAATCCCGGAAAGGATGGAGACCCCGTATATGTTAAAGATGTTGAGAGTGGAAAATATATAATGACAGATGAGCGAAAAAATGCTCTTCCAAATTTTGATAAAAGATTTTGCACACTTTTCCCCCGTATGCATAGCTCCGATGAATCGCGTCAGCACCCTGCAACATATAAAATTTGGGGTAAAGTAAAAGGAACTCCTATTGAGTATGTTAACCGAAACGGTGAAAAAGAAATAATTTACAAGCCGACTTTTGTTGAAAATTTACGTTTCTTCTTTACTTATCAAGCCGGACATATGTATTTCCGCTATTTTATGTGGAATTTTTCGGGACGACAAAATAATATTCAAGGATTTGGCGAACCTCAAAACGGAAACTGGATTACAGGAATACCGTTTATTGATAATGCTCGCCTTGGCGACCAAACGAATTTACCCGATAGTATGCAAAATGCAGCCAAAAACAAATTTTATATGCTACCGCTTATTTTCGGATTGGTTGGTATGTTTTATCAAATTAAACAAGACAAGAAAAACTTTTTAACGGTATTTCTCTTGTTCTTTATGACAGGTTTAGCCATTATCTTATATCTGAATTCGGCTCCAAACGAGCCTAGGGAAAGAGACTACGCTTATGCCGGCTCTTACTACGCCTTTACTATATGGATAGGCATGAGCGTTTACGCACTTTGGGATTCATTAAAGAAATACAAAACTCCTGCCACTGCGACCATTACTACTGTTGCTCTATTACTTTTGGTTCCTACTATTATGGCAAAAGAAGGCTGGGACGACCATGATAGGTCGGGAAAATATGCGACACGCGACTTTGCCGCCAACTATCTAAATTCATGCGAACCGAACGCTTTACTTATTACTCACGGCGACAATGACACATTCCCGCTTTGGTATGTGCAAGAAGTTGAAGAAGTTAGAACAGATATGAGAGTCGTTAATTATATGCTTGCGTCAAGCGACTGGTACACTCATCAACTTATGCGAAAAGTTTACGACTCGGAAAAACTACCTTTCTATCTTGGTTACGAAGATTACAACAAAGGTGTTAACGATGTATTGCATTACGTTACCTCGGGAATAACCGAAAGAATTGATGTTCGAGATTTATTAGATTTCATTAAAAACGACCCTAGAGCGAAAATCAGACAAGGTAATTCTACTCTGACAATTTTTCCTGCAAAAAAACTAAGACTATATGTCGATACTGCTGAAATTATAGCCAATAATTACGTTAATAAAAAATATTGGGACAGACTAGTACCTTATATCGACTTTGATATCAAGACTAACGTAATGACTAAAAACGACCTTATGCTTTTAGACATACTTGCCAATAACAACTTTAAACGACCCGTTTACTTTGCAAATCCGCCGCAAATAAGAACTTTCGATTTTGGCGATTACTGCCATTTAGAAGGTGTTGTGTACAGATTTTTACCTGTTAAAGCTGACGGTCCTGGCTATTACAAAGGTATTGGCGATGTTCATACCGATGAAACATACGAATTGTTGATGAATAATAGCAAATGGGGTAACTTGAACGATCCTGATGTTTATATTGATAGAGAAAGTGCAAGAAATACCATGATGATGAAGCAAGACTTCTTCAGATTGGCTATGTCGCTGATTACAGAAAATAAACCCGATTCGGCTGTTGCCGTTTGCGACAGAGTTCAAGAGTTGTTCCCCGATAGTAAATTCCCTTACGATTTATACATGGTTCAACTTGTACAAGTGTACTACGATGCCGGAGAGTTTGAAAAAGGCAATACTTTGATAAACAGACTGATTGATATTCAGGAACAAAATGTAAATTATATCAATGCTCAAAAACCTAATATCAGAAATGCTTACAAAAGCGAACTCGACGAAGCATACACACTGATTGGACACTCCTATCAGCTTTCGATAAAATATAATCAACCTGAAATTACAAAGAAAACAGAAGATATACTTAAACGATTAGGATTAATATAG
- a CDS encoding indolepyruvate oxidoreductase subunit beta produces the protein MKRDIILGGVGGQGILSIAAVIGMAALSENMYLKQAEVHGMSQRGGDVSSNLRISTQPIASDLIPLGKADLIISVEPMESLRYLPYLSPDGWLITNTKPFININNYPDEQDIKAEIVKLKNHVALDADGIAKDLGSVRSANMVVLGAAVPFLGIEFDKMKIAIAKIFESKGEKIVDVNVKALTAGYEFALDYTKK, from the coding sequence ATGAAAAGAGACATTATACTTGGTGGAGTGGGTGGACAAGGTATATTGAGCATAGCCGCAGTAATTGGTATGGCTGCATTGTCGGAAAACATGTATTTAAAACAAGCTGAAGTCCACGGAATGAGTCAAAGAGGTGGTGATGTATCGTCGAATTTGCGTATATCAACACAACCTATAGCTTCCGATTTAATTCCGTTAGGTAAAGCCGATTTAATTATTTCCGTTGAACCTATGGAGTCGCTCAGATATTTACCTTACCTTTCACCCGACGGATGGCTTATTACAAATACAAAACCATTTATCAATATCAATAATTATCCCGACGAACAAGATATTAAAGCGGAAATTGTTAAGCTAAAAAATCATGTTGCACTTGATGCTGACGGAATAGCCAAAGACCTTGGCTCTGTTAGGTCGGCAAATATGGTTGTACTTGGTGCTGCAGTTCCTTTTTTGGGTATTGAGTTTGATAAAATGAAGATAGCCATAGCCAAAATATTTGAAAGCAAAGGCGAAAAAATAGTTGATGTTAACGTTAAGGCATTAACTGCAGGTTACGAATTTGCTCTAGACTACACAAAAAAATAA
- a CDS encoding thiamine pyrophosphate-dependent enzyme, translated as MDKQIMLLGDEALAQAAIDSGISGVYSYPGTPSTEITEYIMNSPEGKSGEVRTGWASNEKTALEAALGMSYAGKRALVCMKHVGLNVAADPFMNSAITGVKGGIVIVSADDPSMHSSQNEQDSRYYGNFAMIPIIEPSNQQEVYEMVRYGYDLSEQVGLPVLLRITTRLAHSRAGVVRKEKREQNELKIPPKDDRSFILLPAIAKRRYISQLEKQPELEKQARESGFNKLTIKDAKLGIITTGIAYNYLMENFPDRNIPHSVFKVVQYPIPVDDVMQLYAHSEEILVIEEGYPFIESSLRGMLNMGKKIKGRLDGTLPRIGELNPNVVAKALDMPDTRGADIPKLVAPRPPALCNGCPHVYSYEALNKALAQLPNSRVFADIGCYTLGALPPFNAINTTVDMGASITMAKGASEAGIHPAVAVIGDSTFTHSGVTGLIDCVRDNNNVTIMILDNETTAMTGGQDSAATGRIENICRGVGVDKDHIFVVNPIPREVDKISEILLKEFEYKGVSVIIPQRECIQTARKSAKQKKD; from the coding sequence ATGGATAAACAAATTATGTTATTGGGCGACGAAGCGTTGGCTCAAGCTGCTATTGATTCTGGAATTTCGGGGGTTTATTCGTATCCGGGTACACCATCAACCGAAATAACGGAGTATATAATGAATTCGCCTGAAGGTAAATCGGGAGAGGTGAGAACAGGATGGGCATCGAATGAAAAGACTGCTTTAGAAGCTGCTCTCGGAATGAGTTACGCAGGAAAGCGTGCATTAGTATGTATGAAGCACGTAGGTCTTAACGTTGCAGCCGACCCATTTATGAACTCAGCTATTACCGGCGTTAAAGGCGGTATTGTTATTGTTTCTGCCGACGACCCATCGATGCACTCATCACAAAATGAACAAGATTCGAGATATTACGGAAACTTTGCCATGATACCTATCATTGAACCTTCGAATCAACAAGAAGTTTATGAAATGGTACGCTACGGCTACGATTTATCTGAGCAAGTGGGTTTGCCTGTTTTGCTAAGGATTACAACACGTTTGGCTCACTCTCGTGCAGGTGTTGTTAGAAAAGAAAAACGTGAACAAAACGAACTTAAAATTCCGCCAAAAGATGACAGATCTTTTATTTTGCTACCTGCAATTGCAAAAAGAAGATATATAAGTCAGTTAGAAAAACAACCCGAATTGGAAAAACAAGCTAGAGAATCGGGTTTCAATAAGTTAACTATTAAAGATGCAAAACTTGGAATTATCACAACAGGTATAGCTTATAATTATTTAATGGAAAACTTTCCCGACAGGAACATTCCACATTCGGTATTCAAGGTTGTTCAGTATCCTATCCCTGTTGATGATGTTATGCAGTTGTACGCTCACTCCGAAGAAATACTTGTAATAGAAGAAGGTTATCCCTTTATTGAAAGCTCGTTGCGAGGTATGTTAAATATGGGCAAAAAAATTAAAGGACGTTTAGATGGAACCTTACCACGAATTGGTGAGCTAAATCCCAATGTTGTTGCTAAGGCTTTGGATATGCCTGATACAAGAGGAGCTGATATTCCAAAACTTGTTGCTCCGCGTCCACCTGCTTTGTGCAACGGATGTCCACACGTATATTCCTATGAAGCATTAAATAAAGCACTTGCGCAACTTCCAAACAGTAGAGTTTTTGCAGACATAGGCTGTTACACATTAGGGGCTTTACCTCCTTTTAATGCAATTAACACGACAGTTGACATGGGAGCATCAATTACTATGGCAAAGGGAGCTTCCGAAGCAGGAATACATCCGGCAGTTGCCGTTATTGGCGATAGCACTTTTACACACAGTGGTGTTACCGGTCTAATTGATTGCGTTAGAGATAACAACAATGTTACAATTATGATATTAGACAACGAAACTACTGCTATGACAGGAGGTCAGGATTCGGCTGCTACAGGTCGTATTGAAAATATCTGCCGTGGTGTTGGAGTTGATAAAGATCATATTTTTGTTGTAAATCCTATACCGCGTGAGGTAGATAAAATTTCCGAAATTTTATTGAAAGAATTTGAATACAAGGGAGTATCTGTTATTATTCCGCAGAGAGAGTGTATTCAGACGGCACGTAAAAGCGCAAAACAAAAGAAAGACTAA
- a CDS encoding glycoside hydrolase family 95 protein — protein MNKQSIILLVSVFSMFMIACSNGKHSNNLVLRYDKPASIWEETLPLGNGRLGMMPDGGISSEKIILNDITMWSGSAEDVYNPLAVKHLPIIRKLLTEGKNKEAQDLMYKYFKCNGVGTNYGNAKDSPYGCFQMLAELNINYKYPDIVAKNYTFELDIEDAVASTVFTIDGVNYKREYFASNEDDILIIKLSAGTKHKLNFDVAIARAERAIVKSDGDNLVMEGQLNDGYNTDKGVRFYTKVKVLPTGGTLTSNSDKISVTNADEALILISSSTDMFDSNYKTTVDGLLENAVSLEYKTLKDRHISSYKQKFDRVELSIGKKKSDIMLTSEMLSSFAETDDPSVVPLYFQYGRYLMISGSRPDLLPLNLQGLWANTYQTPWNGDYHLNINLQMNYWIAEVCNLSEYHKALVSYTQRLSSSGKKTAKLFYNSDGWVAHSVSNPWLFTAPAEHASWGATNTGGAWLCSHLFQHFLFNNDTAYLSGIYDVLKQAAQFYLSSMIIEPENNWLVTAPSSSPENAFYQHDTITPIYVCMAPTMDIQIIRELFNNTINASKIVSDSDTAFINKVENALLRLPPNQISEQGYLQEWLYDYKEVEPQHRHVSHLYGLYPYNEITPHTTPHLADAAKKTLERRGDGGTGWSLAWKINFWARLYEGNRAYKLLKNLLKPAIDRETKTVRSGTYPNLFCAHPPFQIDGNFGGTAGIAEMLIQSHEGFINLLPAIPNEWNNGYFKGLRIRGNAEVDLEWKQGKPSKVTIYSQAGKVFELKTPKNVKKIIIDGKKTIPNGKNTIPITIGVGGKTECSFIY, from the coding sequence ATGAATAAACAAAGTATAATTCTGCTTGTTTCCGTCTTTTCAATGTTTATGATTGCTTGTAGTAATGGTAAGCATAGTAATAATTTAGTTTTACGATACGACAAACCTGCTTCAATTTGGGAAGAAACCTTGCCTTTGGGTAATGGCAGACTTGGAATGATGCCAGATGGTGGCATTAGTTCTGAAAAAATTATTTTAAACGATATTACAATGTGGTCGGGTAGTGCCGAAGATGTTTATAATCCGCTTGCAGTTAAGCATTTGCCTATTATTAGAAAGTTACTTACGGAAGGCAAAAACAAAGAAGCTCAAGACTTGATGTACAAATATTTTAAATGCAACGGTGTTGGCACTAACTACGGAAATGCCAAAGATTCGCCATACGGTTGTTTTCAGATGTTAGCCGAGTTAAACATCAATTATAAATATCCTGATATTGTTGCTAAAAATTACACTTTTGAGTTAGATATTGAAGATGCTGTAGCATCGACTGTTTTTACAATTGATGGAGTTAACTACAAAAGAGAATATTTTGCTTCTAACGAAGATGATATTTTGATAATAAAACTTAGTGCCGGCACAAAGCACAAACTTAATTTTGATGTAGCAATAGCCAGAGCCGAAAGAGCAATTGTGAAATCTGATGGAGATAATTTGGTCATGGAAGGTCAATTAAACGACGGATACAATACCGATAAAGGAGTTAGATTTTACACAAAAGTGAAGGTGTTGCCAACAGGCGGAACTCTTACGTCGAATAGCGATAAAATTTCAGTTACAAACGCAGACGAGGCTTTAATATTGATTTCGTCATCTACCGATATGTTCGACTCAAACTATAAAACGACGGTTGATGGCTTATTAGAAAATGCAGTATCATTGGAATATAAAACTCTTAAAGACAGACATATAAGCAGTTATAAGCAAAAATTCGACAGAGTTGAATTGTCGATAGGTAAGAAAAAATCTGATATAATGTTGACATCCGAAATGCTTAGTAGTTTCGCAGAAACTGACGACCCATCCGTTGTGCCATTGTATTTTCAGTATGGAAGATATTTGATGATTAGCGGCTCACGTCCGGATTTGTTGCCTTTAAATTTGCAAGGTTTGTGGGCGAACACGTATCAAACTCCTTGGAATGGCGATTATCATTTGAATATTAATTTGCAAATGAATTATTGGATAGCCGAAGTTTGCAACTTGTCGGAATACCATAAAGCACTTGTGTCATACACGCAAAGATTATCATCTTCGGGCAAAAAAACTGCAAAATTGTTTTACAATTCCGATGGTTGGGTGGCGCATTCGGTGAGCAATCCGTGGTTGTTTACAGCACCTGCAGAGCATGCTTCGTGGGGAGCAACAAATACCGGAGGAGCCTGGTTATGTAGTCATTTGTTTCAACATTTCTTGTTTAATAATGATACTGCTTACTTATCAGGAATTTACGATGTATTAAAGCAGGCTGCTCAATTCTATTTATCATCAATGATTATTGAGCCTGAAAATAATTGGTTGGTAACTGCACCGTCTTCTTCGCCCGAAAATGCTTTTTATCAGCATGATACCATAACTCCCATATATGTTTGTATGGCTCCTACAATGGATATTCAAATAATTAGAGAATTATTTAACAATACAATTAATGCATCGAAAATTGTATCTGATAGCGATACCGCTTTTATCAACAAGGTTGAAAATGCTTTGCTCAGATTGCCACCAAATCAGATAAGCGAACAAGGCTATTTACAAGAATGGTTGTACGACTATAAGGAGGTCGAGCCACAGCATCGCCATGTTTCACATTTATACGGTTTGTATCCGTACAACGAAATTACTCCACATACTACACCGCATTTAGCCGATGCAGCCAAAAAAACTCTTGAAAGGCGAGGTGACGGAGGAACAGGTTGGTCTTTGGCTTGGAAGATAAATTTTTGGGCTAGACTTTATGAAGGTAATAGGGCTTACAAACTGCTAAAAAACTTATTAAAACCGGCTATAGATAGAGAGACGAAAACCGTCAGAAGCGGTACTTATCCCAACTTGTTTTGTGCTCATCCCCCTTTTCAAATTGATGGCAATTTTGGCGGAACAGCAGGAATAGCCGAAATGCTTATTCAAAGTCACGAAGGTTTTATTAATCTTCTTCCGGCTATCCCCAACGAGTGGAACAATGGCTACTTCAAAGGGTTAAGAATAAGAGGCAATGCCGAAGTTGACCTTGAATGGAAACAAGGCAAACCATCAAAAGTTACAATATATTCGCAGGCAGGTAAGGTTTTTGAACTAAAAACACCTAAAAATGTAAAGAAAATCATCATCGACGGGAAAAAAACTATTCCTAACGGTAAAAATACTATTCCTATTACTATTGGAGTTGGTGGTAAAACTGAGTGCAGCTTTATATATTAA
- a CDS encoding ACP phosphodiesterase, which yields MNYLAHIYLSDLVSSENDFLVGNFIADSVKGRQINKYSKNIQEGIIMHRAIDQYTDNSDEVKSCKLKLRPDFKKFSSVVVDLYFDHFLSRNWSMYSDADISDFVNEKLLIISEYIDIIPKKSALMLNYLIRYQRLVTYSKFEGLDASLTDMAIRIKYRSNMENATEFLKANYIFFETEFFKFFPELISFVNDYKSSLDLKMT from the coding sequence ATGAATTATCTAGCACATATATATTTATCGGATTTAGTTAGCAGCGAAAATGATTTTTTGGTTGGAAATTTTATTGCCGATTCCGTAAAAGGACGCCAGATTAATAAGTATTCCAAAAATATACAAGAAGGCATAATAATGCACCGTGCAATCGATCAGTACACGGATAACAGCGACGAAGTGAAAAGCTGTAAGCTAAAATTAAGACCTGATTTTAAAAAATTTTCGTCTGTTGTTGTCGATTTGTATTTCGACCATTTTTTGTCAAGGAATTGGAGTATGTATTCTGATGCAGATATTTCTGACTTTGTCAATGAAAAACTGCTCATTATCAGCGAATACATTGACATTATTCCGAAAAAATCGGCACTGATGTTAAATTATTTGATTCGCTATCAACGATTAGTAACCTACTCCAAATTTGAAGGTTTAGATGCATCTCTGACTGATATGGCGATAAGAATTAAATATCGCTCAAATATGGAAAATGCAACCGAATTTCTGAAAGCTAACTACATTTTTTTTGAAACGGAATTTTTTAAATTTTTTCCTGAACTTATTTCGTTTGTGAATGACTATAAATCATCGTTGGATTTAAAAATGACATGA
- the thrS gene encoding threonine--tRNA ligase has product MINITLPDSTVKQYPKGSTSLDIAKSISEGLARNVLAAKVNGEVVDLIRPINTDSTLQLLTWNDDEGKAAMWHSSAHIMAEAIEELFPGAKFGIGPDIENGFYYDIDFGDHVLTQEELPAIENKMKELVKQKQTFNRKEVSKADAIAYFKDKQDEYKVELLEELEDGTITFYQTGNFVDLCRGPHLVDTSPIKAIKLLNIAGAYWRGDENNKMLTRIYGITFPKQKELDEYLQLLEEAKLRDHRRLGREMELFAFSQKVGQGLPLWLPKGAELRERLENFLKKIQKKAGYQPVISPHIGNVELYKTSGHFQKYGKDSFQPITTPIEGEAFMLKPMNCPHHCEIYKAKPHSYKELPIRYAEFGTVYRYEQSGELHGLTRVRGFTQDDSHIFCQPEQLKDEFKGVIDIVLHIFKTLDFKNYTAQISLRDPNDKTKYIGSDENWQKAEQAIIEAAEEKGLKTKVEVGEAAFYGPKLDFMVKDALGRSWQLGTIQVDYNLPERFELEYIGSDNQKHRPVMIHRAPFGSMERFVAILLEHTAGKFPLWLTPTQVIILPISEKYNDYANLVEEKLNEQNIRVTIDLRSEKTGKKIRDAELAKIPYMIIVGEKEENEQTVSVRKQGEGDIGTMSVNEFVSFINDEISKQLE; this is encoded by the coding sequence ATGATAAACATAACTTTACCTGATAGTACGGTTAAACAGTACCCAAAAGGTTCAACTTCTCTTGATATAGCAAAAAGTATCAGCGAGGGGTTGGCACGTAATGTATTGGCAGCCAAGGTCAATGGCGAAGTTGTAGATTTAATTCGCCCTATAAACACCGACTCTACACTGCAACTACTTACATGGAATGACGACGAAGGTAAAGCAGCTATGTGGCACTCTTCTGCTCACATTATGGCAGAAGCTATTGAAGAGCTATTTCCCGGAGCCAAGTTCGGCATCGGTCCCGATATTGAAAACGGCTTTTATTACGATATAGACTTTGGCGATCACGTTCTTACACAAGAAGAACTGCCTGCTATTGAAAACAAAATGAAAGAATTGGTTAAACAAAAACAAACGTTTAACCGCAAAGAAGTCAGCAAAGCCGATGCTATTGCTTACTTTAAAGATAAACAAGATGAGTACAAGGTAGAACTATTGGAAGAGCTGGAAGACGGTACTATAACTTTTTATCAAACAGGCAACTTTGTTGATTTGTGTAGAGGACCACACTTGGTTGATACATCGCCGATTAAAGCTATAAAACTGCTCAATATTGCAGGTGCATATTGGAGAGGCGACGAAAACAATAAAATGCTTACCAGAATTTACGGTATAACATTTCCTAAACAAAAAGAATTAGACGAATACCTTCAATTACTTGAAGAAGCAAAGTTAAGAGACCACAGACGACTTGGAAGGGAAATGGAATTGTTTGCCTTTTCTCAAAAAGTAGGACAAGGCTTGCCTTTGTGGCTTCCCAAAGGAGCAGAACTTAGAGAAAGATTGGAAAACTTTTTGAAAAAAATTCAGAAAAAAGCCGGCTATCAACCTGTAATTTCGCCACATATTGGCAATGTTGAGCTATACAAAACCAGCGGACACTTCCAAAAATACGGTAAAGACTCTTTTCAACCTATAACCACACCCATTGAAGGCGAAGCGTTTATGCTAAAACCTATGAACTGTCCACATCACTGCGAAATATACAAAGCAAAGCCACACTCGTACAAAGAATTACCTATCAGATATGCTGAATTTGGAACGGTATACCGATACGAACAAAGCGGTGAACTGCACGGACTTACCAGAGTCAGAGGATTTACCCAAGACGACTCGCATATATTTTGCCAGCCCGAACAACTTAAAGATGAATTTAAAGGCGTAATAGATATAGTTTTGCATATTTTTAAAACATTAGACTTTAAAAACTATACCGCACAAATTTCTTTACGCGACCCCAACGATAAAACCAAGTATATAGGTAGCGACGAAAATTGGCAAAAAGCCGAACAAGCAATTATTGAAGCCGCCGAAGAAAAAGGTCTGAAAACAAAAGTTGAAGTTGGCGAAGCTGCGTTTTACGGACCAAAATTAGACTTTATGGTTAAAGACGCTTTAGGTAGAAGTTGGCAATTGGGCACAATACAAGTCGACTACAACCTACCCGAGCGATTTGAGTTGGAATATATTGGCAGCGATAACCAAAAACATCGTCCTGTTATGATACACCGTGCTCCTTTTGGTAGTATGGAACGCTTTGTGGCAATTTTGTTGGAACACACAGCAGGCAAATTCCCGTTGTGGCTAACTCCAACCCAAGTTATCATTTTACCAATTAGCGAAAAGTACAATGACTACGCAAATTTGGTTGAAGAGAAATTGAACGAACAAAACATTAGAGTTACAATTGATTTGCGAAGCGAAAAAACAGGTAAAAAAATTAGAGATGCAGAACTTGCCAAAATACCATATATGATTATTGTTGGCGAAAAAGAAGAAAACGAACAAACTGTTTCGGTAAGAAAGCAAGGCGAAGGCGATATAGGAACAATGAGTGTAAACGAGTTTGTTTCTTTTATAAATGATGAGATTTCTAAACAATTGGAATAG
- the infC gene encoding translation initiation factor IF-3: protein MNNRDSRRRQNENPHNINEDIKTPVVRVVGDNVEQRIVPIKEALEMAYKMGLDLVEISPNANPPVCRIIDYKKFLYESRRKQKEIKAKSARVVVKEIRLGPQTDDHDFNFKLKHAEKFLKDGAKVKVEVFFRGRTIIYKDQGEIMLLKFAQELAEVGKVERMPQLEGKRMIMIIAPKK, encoded by the coding sequence ATTAATAACAGGGATTCACGCAGAAGACAAAATGAAAATCCCCACAATATTAATGAAGACATTAAAACTCCGGTGGTAAGAGTTGTTGGAGACAATGTGGAACAACGAATAGTACCAATAAAAGAAGCCTTAGAAATGGCTTACAAAATGGGATTAGATTTAGTTGAAATATCTCCTAATGCAAATCCTCCGGTGTGTAGAATTATTGACTACAAAAAATTCTTGTACGAAAGCAGAAGAAAACAAAAGGAAATAAAAGCTAAAAGTGCTAGAGTCGTCGTAAAAGAAATTCGTTTAGGACCTCAAACCGACGATCACGACTTTAATTTTAAACTGAAACATGCCGAAAAGTTTTTGAAAGACGGTGCTAAGGTTAAAGTTGAAGTTTTTTTCAGAGGACGTACAATTATTTATAAAGATCAGGGTGAAATTATGTTGTTAAAGTTTGCACAAGAATTGGCGGAAGTTGGAAAAGTTGAAAGAATGCCACAGTTGGAAGGAAAAAGAATGATAATGATTATTGCTCCAAAAAAATAA